A single window of Culicoides brevitarsis isolate CSIRO-B50_1 chromosome 3, AGI_CSIRO_Cbre_v1, whole genome shotgun sequence DNA harbors:
- the LOC134836051 gene encoding bifunctional purine biosynthesis protein ATIC, which translates to MASGKLALLSVSDKTGLLPFAKDLQRLGLKLVASGGTAKALRDAGLQVRDVSDITGAPEMLGGRVKTLHPAVHAGILARNANADEIHDQGYDFIQVVACNLYPFELTVAKADVTVADAVENIDIGGVTLLRAAAKNHERVTVVCDPQDYSVVVKEIEANGDTLKETKERLALKSFTHTANYDNVISDYFRKQYSAGQSQINLRYGMNPHQKPAQLYTTLEKLPLTVVNASPGFINLCDALNGWQLVRELKRALGLPAATSFKHVSPAGAAVGVPLTATEAKVCMVDDVLDTLTPLAVAYARARGADRMSSFGDFVAVSDVCDLPTAKLISREVSDGIIAPGYTPEALELLRKKKNGGYCVLQIDPNYEPSPVERKTLFGLTLEQKRNDAVIDKSLFQNVVTANKNLPESAVRDLIVATIALKFTQSNSVCYAKDGQVIGIGAGQQSRIHCTRLAGDKADNWWLRQHPKVLNMRFKAGTKRAEVSNAIDNYVNGTVGKDMPMSQFAAMFDTVPEFLTEQERVEWCSKLTGVCLGSDAFFPFRDNIDRAKLSGVSFIGSPAGSTNDAGVIEACNEHGIVMAHTNLRLFHH; encoded by the exons atggcTTCTGGTAAattag ctttattaAGTGTCTCCGACAAAACGGGTCTCCTGCCCTTCGCCAAGGATTTACAACGGTTGGGATTAAAACTTGTTGCCAGTGGAGGCACTGCAAAAGCATTACGCGATGCTGGCTTGCAAGTACGTGACGTCAGTGATATTACGGGAGCTCCCGAGATGCTTGGCGGACGTGTCAAAACGCTCCATCCAGCTGTACATGCGGGAATTTTGGCTCGCAACGCAAATGCTGACGAAATCCACGATCAAGGATACGATTTCATCCAAGTTGTCGCCTGCAATTTGTACCCATTCGAGTTGACAGTTGCCAAGGCAGATGTTACTGTTGCCGATGCCGTCGAAAATATCGATATTGGTGGTGTGACGTTGCTCCGGGCTGCTGCCAAGAATCACGAACGTGTCACTGTTGTATGCGATCCGCAAGATTACAGCGTTGTGGTGAAGGAAATCGAGGCAAATGGCGATACTTTGAAGGAAACGAAGGAAAGACTTGCTTTAAAGTCGTTTACGCACACCGCAAATTACGACAATGTAATTTCAGATTATTTCCGCAAGCAATATTCTGCTGGACAATCGCAAATTAACTTACGTTACGGCATGAATCCGCATCAAAAGCCGGCTCAATTGTATACGACGTTGGAAAAACTGCCATTGACTGTCGTGAATGCCAGTCCAGGCTTCATCAACTTGTGCGACGCCCTTAACGGATGGCAATTGGTGCGAGAACTGAAACGCGCCTTGGGTCTTCCAGCAGCTACGAGTTTCAAACACGTTTCACCGGCCGGAGCTGCTGTTGGAGTGCCTTTGACCGCAACTGAGGCTAAAGTTTGCATGGTTGATGACGTTTTGGACACCTTGACACCCTTGGCAGTTGCTTATGCACGTGCTCGTGGTGCTGATCGCATGTCATCTTTTGGTGATTTCGTTGCCGTGTCCGATGTTTGTGACTTGCCAACTGCCAAGTTGATTTCCCGGGAAGTTTCAGATGGTATTATCGCACCCGGATACACTCCAGAAGCTCTCGAGCTTttgagaaagaagaaaaatggcgGTTATTGCGTTTTGCAAATCGATCCAAATTACGAACCAAGTCCCGTCGAACGCAAAACTCTCTTCGGTCTTACGCTTGAACAAAAACGCAATGATGCCGTTATCGACAAATCCCTCTTCCAAAACGTCGTTACAGCAAATAAGAATCTCCCCGAATCTGCCGTACGTGACTTGATTGTCGCGACAATCGCTTTGAAGTTCACCCAATCAAACTCCGTGTGCTATGCCAAGGATGGTCAAGTAATTGGCATCGGAGCCGGACAACAATCGCGCATCCATTGCACACGTTTAGCTGGCGACAAAGCCGATAACTGGTGGTTGCGTCAACACCCAAAAGTCCTGAACATGCGATTCAAGGCAGGCACAAAACGTGCCGAAGTTTCTAATGCAATCGATAATTACGTTAACGGCACAGTGGGCAAGGACATGCCAATGAGTCAATTTGCCGCCATGTTTGATACGGTTCCCGAATTTTTGACGGAACAAGAACGCGTGGAGTGGTGCAGCAAGTTGACGGGCGTTTGTTTGGGCTCGGATGCCTTCTTCCCGTTCCGCGACAACATTGATCGTGCCAAATTGAGTGGAGTCTCTTTCATCGGAAGTCCCGCTGGATCTACGAATGATGCTGGCGTCATCGAAGCCTGCAATGAACATGGAATTGTAATGGCTCATACGAATTTGAGACTTTTCcatcattaa